The Papaver somniferum cultivar HN1 chromosome 3, ASM357369v1, whole genome shotgun sequence genome includes a region encoding these proteins:
- the LOC113355214 gene encoding uncharacterized protein LOC113355214 isoform X1 gives MLAEGTKLGLSRRFSVMFMRNLLLYNRKKTSYWLYQKVERSLILAFEVVVGSVGSVSGGRLILTLKWKLMMKDMDPTQFHKHMLKRMKYIQMYNDYWLVVHTSKEFEAWSAKKLSIRKHSPSSSLVVFAEKDHCRLMELNSIMTPHKEGNKLHFLSCLLSSDNCHTSLD, from the exons ATGCTTGCGGAAGGAACAAAATTGGGTTTATCTCGGAGGTTTTCAGTAATGTTTATGCGAAATTTGTTGCTTTACAACAGGAAGAAGACGAGCTATTGGCTATACC aaaaa GTTGAGAGAAGCTTGATCTTAGCTTTTGAAGTGGTGGTTGGTTCTGTCGGTAGTGTTAGTGGTG GAAGACTTATACTAACCCTCAAGTGGAAGCTGATGATGAAAGACATGGATCCTACT CAATTTCATAAACATATGCTCAAGCGAATGAAATATATTCAAATGTACAATGACTATTGGTTGGTGGTGCACACATCGAAAGAGTTTGAAGCTTGGTCGGCTA aAAAATTGAGCATAAGGAAACATAGTCCAAGCAGTTCTTTGGTGGTGTTTGCAGAAAAGGATCATTGTCGTCTCATGGAGCTGAACTCGATAATGACACCCCACAAGGAAGGAAACAAATTGCATTTTCTGTCTTGCCTGTTGAGCTCTGATAACTGTCACACTAGTTTGGATTGA
- the LOC113355214 gene encoding uncharacterized protein LOC113355214 isoform X2, producing the protein MLAEGTKLGLSRRFSVMFMRNLLLYNRKKTSYWLYQKVERSLILAFEVVVGSVGSVSGGRLILTLKWKLMMKDMDPTQFHKHMLKRMKYIQMYNDYWLVVHTSKEFEAWSAKKDHCRLMELNSIMTPHKEGNKLHFLSCLLSSDNCHTSLD; encoded by the exons ATGCTTGCGGAAGGAACAAAATTGGGTTTATCTCGGAGGTTTTCAGTAATGTTTATGCGAAATTTGTTGCTTTACAACAGGAAGAAGACGAGCTATTGGCTATACC aaaaa GTTGAGAGAAGCTTGATCTTAGCTTTTGAAGTGGTGGTTGGTTCTGTCGGTAGTGTTAGTGGTG GAAGACTTATACTAACCCTCAAGTGGAAGCTGATGATGAAAGACATGGATCCTACT CAATTTCATAAACATATGCTCAAGCGAATGAAATATATTCAAATGTACAATGACTATTGGTTGGTGGTGCACACATCGAAAGAGTTTGAAGCTTGGTCGGCTA AAAAGGATCATTGTCGTCTCATGGAGCTGAACTCGATAATGACACCCCACAAGGAAGGAAACAAATTGCATTTTCTGTCTTGCCTGTTGAGCTCTGATAACTGTCACACTAGTTTGGATTGA